One window of the Sulfitobacter alexandrii genome contains the following:
- the pyrC gene encoding dihydroorotase — translation MTLHFINAQLVDPEAGRVTRGTLSVRDGVIVSVSADETPPQEGTLIDCRGKYLAPGIVDLGVKVCEPGERHKESYRSAGLAAAAGGVTTMVTRPDTTPAIDSPEVLEFVTRRANEAAPVNVVPMAALTKGRAGQEMTEIGFLMDAGAAAFTDCDHVVTDTKVFSRALTYARSLGALVIAHPQEPVLSAGAAATSGKFASLRGLPAVSPMAERMGLDRDIALIEMTGAKYHADQITTARALPALQRAKRNGLDITAGIGVHHLTLNALDVADYRTFFKLKPPLRDEDDRIAVVEAVASGLIDIICSMHTPQDEESKRLPFEEAASGAVGLETLLPAALRLVHAGMLDMPTLWRALSLNPARRLNLPGGRLSSGAPADLVLFDADAPFVLDRTTLRSKSRNTPFDGARMQGKVLKTYVAGNCVFEAPNAHH, via the coding sequence ATGACGTTGCACTTCATCAACGCCCAGCTTGTCGATCCCGAAGCGGGCCGAGTGACCCGTGGAACGCTCAGCGTCCGGGACGGCGTCATCGTGTCCGTCTCGGCAGACGAGACGCCCCCGCAGGAAGGCACACTGATCGACTGCAGGGGCAAGTACCTCGCCCCCGGCATCGTCGATCTTGGCGTGAAGGTTTGCGAGCCGGGCGAACGGCACAAGGAAAGCTATCGCAGCGCCGGCTTGGCAGCGGCGGCGGGCGGTGTCACCACCATGGTCACGCGCCCCGACACGACCCCCGCCATCGACAGCCCCGAAGTGCTGGAATTCGTCACCCGCCGCGCAAACGAGGCGGCGCCGGTCAACGTCGTTCCCATGGCCGCGCTGACGAAGGGCCGCGCGGGACAGGAGATGACCGAAATCGGGTTCCTGATGGACGCGGGCGCCGCCGCCTTCACGGATTGCGACCATGTGGTCACCGACACCAAGGTCTTCTCCCGCGCGCTGACCTACGCCCGCAGCCTTGGCGCACTGGTCATTGCCCACCCCCAGGAGCCCGTCCTCAGCGCGGGCGCCGCAGCCACGTCGGGCAAGTTCGCGTCCCTGCGGGGATTGCCCGCCGTGTCGCCCATGGCCGAGCGCATGGGGCTCGACCGCGACATCGCGCTGATCGAAATGACGGGGGCCAAGTACCACGCGGACCAGATCACCACGGCTCGCGCCCTGCCCGCTCTGCAACGGGCCAAGCGCAACGGTCTGGACATCACTGCCGGCATCGGTGTGCACCATCTCACGCTGAACGCGCTCGACGTGGCCGACTACCGTACGTTCTTCAAGCTGAAGCCTCCCCTGCGGGACGAGGACGACCGCATCGCCGTGGTCGAAGCCGTCGCCTCGGGGCTCATCGACATCATCTGTTCGATGCATACCCCCCAGGACGAGGAATCAAAGCGCCTGCCGTTCGAGGAGGCGGCATCGGGCGCGGTGGGGCTGGAAACCCTCCTGCCCGCGGCGCTGCGGCTGGTCCACGCCGGGATGCTGGATATGCCGACCCTCTGGCGCGCGTTGTCGCTCAACCCGGCACGGCGGCTGAACCTGCCGGGCGGCCGGCTGAGCAGCGGCGCGCCCGCCGACCTCGTGCTGTTCGATGCCGACGCGCCCTTCGTGCTGGATCGCACCACGCTGCGGTCGAAATCCCGCAACACCCCGTTTGACGGCGCACGGATGCAGGGTAAGGTCCTGAAAACCTACGTTGCAGGCAATTGCGTTTTCGAGGCCCCCAATGCCCATCATTGA
- a CDS encoding aspartate carbamoyltransferase catalytic subunit — translation MSFPHRHLLGIEHLSQSDITTLLDLADTYADLNRQPDKHADALTGLTQINMFFENSTRTQASFEIAGKRLGADVMNMAMQASSIKKGETLIDTAMTLNAMHPDLLVVRHPQSGAVDLLAQKVNCAVLNAGDGRHEHPTQALLDALTIRRAKGRLHRLSIAICGDIAHSRVARSNILLLGKMENRIRLIGPPTLMPAGVADFGVEVFDDMAEGLRDVDVVMMLRLQKERMDGGFIPSEREYYHRYGLDAEKLTHAAPDAIVMHPGPMNRGVEIDGTLADDINRSVIQDQVEMGVAVRMAAMDLLARNLGNAPARQLS, via the coding sequence ATGTCCTTCCCCCACCGCCACCTGCTCGGGATCGAGCATCTGTCCCAGTCGGACATCACTACCCTGCTGGATCTGGCCGATACCTACGCGGACCTGAACCGCCAGCCGGACAAGCACGCCGATGCCCTGACCGGGCTGACGCAGATCAACATGTTCTTCGAAAATTCCACGCGCACGCAAGCGAGTTTCGAAATCGCGGGCAAGCGGCTCGGCGCGGACGTGATGAACATGGCGATGCAGGCCAGTTCCATCAAGAAAGGGGAGACGCTGATCGACACCGCGATGACGCTGAACGCGATGCATCCGGACCTGCTGGTGGTGCGCCACCCGCAGTCGGGCGCGGTGGACCTGCTGGCGCAAAAGGTCAATTGCGCGGTGCTCAACGCGGGGGACGGGCGGCACGAACACCCCACGCAGGCGCTGCTGGACGCCCTGACCATCCGCCGCGCCAAGGGGCGGCTGCACCGCTTGAGCATCGCCATCTGCGGGGACATCGCCCATTCGCGCGTGGCCCGGTCGAACATCCTGTTGCTGGGCAAGATGGAAAACCGGATCCGCCTGATCGGCCCGCCGACCCTGATGCCGGCGGGCGTGGCCGATTTCGGGGTCGAAGTCTTTGATGACATGGCTGAGGGTCTGAGGGACGTTGACGTCGTGATGATGTTGCGGCTGCAAAAGGAGCGGATGGACGGCGGGTTCATCCCGTCCGAACGGGAGTACTACCACCGGTACGGGCTCGACGCCGAAAAGCTGACCCATGCCGCGCCGGATGCCATCGTGATGCACCCCGGCCCGATGAACCGCGGGGTCGAGATCGACGGCACGCTGGCCGACGACATCAACCGCAGCGTGATCCAGGACCAGGTGGAAATGGGCGTGGCCGTGCGCATGGCCGCGATGGACCTTCTGGCGCGAAATCTGGGGAATGCCCCGGCACGTCAACTTTCCTGA
- a CDS encoding uracil-DNA glycosylase has translation MESSGYHHDLALLEWQIELGAVEAIGDAPVNRYDVPAAQEKTRAPAVAPAAPAHAAPAAAPDAVAVAEQAAAAAATLDDLRAAIAAYDHCDLKKGARNLVFSDGIPGAPVMLIGEAPGREEDRAGKPFVGRAGQLLDRMLAAIDMGRDRADAPVYITNALPWRPPQNRDPKPDEIAMMRPFLLRHIALAQPRVLVIVGNWSCQALLGKRGITRLRGNWTEAAGLPALPIFHPAYLLRSPEFKRETWADLLALRARLSHG, from the coding sequence ATGGAATCATCTGGATATCATCACGACCTCGCCCTGCTGGAATGGCAGATCGAACTCGGCGCGGTCGAGGCGATCGGCGACGCGCCGGTCAACCGGTACGACGTGCCCGCCGCGCAGGAGAAGACCCGCGCGCCGGCGGTGGCGCCTGCGGCCCCGGCACATGCCGCGCCCGCAGCGGCCCCCGACGCTGTTGCCGTGGCAGAGCAGGCCGCCGCGGCTGCCGCCACGCTTGACGACCTGCGCGCCGCTATCGCGGCGTACGACCACTGCGATCTGAAGAAGGGCGCGCGCAACCTCGTGTTCAGCGACGGCATTCCCGGCGCGCCCGTGATGCTGATCGGCGAGGCGCCGGGCCGGGAGGAGGACCGCGCCGGCAAACCCTTCGTCGGTCGGGCAGGCCAGCTTCTGGACCGGATGCTGGCAGCCATCGATATGGGGCGGGACCGCGCCGATGCGCCGGTCTACATCACCAATGCCCTGCCGTGGCGCCCCCCGCAGAACCGCGACCCCAAGCCCGACGAGATCGCGATGATGCGTCCTTTCCTGTTGCGCCACATCGCGCTTGCGCAGCCCAGGGTGCTGGTGATCGTGGGCAACTGGTCCTGTCAGGCCCTGCTGGGCAAGCGGGGCATCACCCGGCTCAGGGGGAACTGGACGGAAGCCGCGGGTCTGCCCGCGCTGCCGATCTTCCATCCCGCCTACCTGCTGCGATCGCCCGAGTTCAAGCGCGAGACCTGGGCGGACCTGCTGGCGCTCAGAGCGCGACTGTCCCATGGTTGA
- a CDS encoding LysE family translocator, which yields MVDPLTLLAFVPAALALNLTPGADMMFCLGQGLRSDGRAAVAASAGISAACMVHVTLAGLGLGAVVAALPWALEAIRWIGVAYLLWLAVQTLRHGKAARDEARAHGVWQAFRTGFYVNLSNPKVILFVLAFVPQFVRPEAGPVLGQFLVFGAVLGLGGFVINAGVGIFASTLGRRLARGGRVLGYVSAGIFVALAARLAMMERT from the coding sequence ATGGTTGACCCGCTGACCCTGCTGGCGTTCGTGCCGGCGGCACTGGCGCTGAACCTGACACCGGGCGCCGACATGATGTTCTGTCTCGGCCAGGGCCTGCGGTCGGATGGCCGCGCGGCCGTCGCCGCAAGTGCCGGCATCTCGGCGGCGTGCATGGTGCATGTGACACTGGCGGGGCTGGGGCTGGGGGCGGTGGTCGCCGCGCTGCCCTGGGCGCTGGAGGCGATCCGCTGGATCGGCGTCGCCTATCTGCTCTGGCTGGCGGTGCAGACCCTGCGGCACGGCAAGGCGGCGCGGGACGAAGCGCGCGCCCATGGCGTCTGGCAGGCGTTCCGCACCGGGTTCTACGTGAACCTGAGCAACCCCAAGGTGATCCTCTTCGTGCTCGCCTTCGTGCCGCAGTTCGTGCGCCCCGAAGCCGGCCCCGTGCTGGGGCAGTTCCTCGTCTTTGGCGCGGTTCTGGGACTGGGCGGATTCGTGATCAACGCAGGCGTCGGGATTTTCGCCAGCACGCTGGGCCGCAGGCTGGCACGTGGCGGGCGGGTGCTGGGCTATGTCAGCGCGGGCATCTTCGTCGCGCTGGCGGCGCGGCTTGCAATGATGGAGCGGACATGA
- the moaB gene encoding molybdenum cofactor biosynthesis protein B, whose translation MSRIDDSKEFIPVRIAVMTVSDTRTLAEDRSGDVLVDRIEAAGHVLADRRILPDERTEIADQLRAWCADESVDVVISTGGTGLTGRDVTVEAHRDVYEKEIDAFGTVFTIVSMNKIGTSAVQSRATGGVANGTYLFALPGSPGACKDAWDEILARQLDYRHRPCNFVEIMPRLDEHQRRK comes from the coding sequence ATGAGCCGGATCGACGACAGCAAGGAATTCATCCCGGTACGAATCGCGGTGATGACGGTATCGGACACGCGCACGCTGGCCGAAGACCGGTCGGGCGACGTGCTGGTCGACCGGATCGAGGCGGCGGGGCATGTGCTGGCCGACCGCCGGATCCTCCCCGACGAGCGAACCGAGATCGCGGACCAGCTCCGTGCATGGTGCGCGGACGAGAGCGTGGACGTTGTGATCAGCACCGGGGGCACGGGGCTGACGGGCCGTGACGTGACAGTCGAGGCGCACCGCGACGTCTACGAAAAGGAGATCGATGCCTTCGGCACCGTTTTCACCATCGTGTCGATGAACAAGATCGGCACTTCCGCCGTCCAGAGCCGTGCGACCGGCGGGGTGGCGAACGGCACCTACCTCTTTGCGCTGCCGGGGTCGCCGGGGGCCTGCAAGGATGCCTGGGACGAGATCCTGGCCCGGCAGCTGGACTACCGCCACCGCCCCTGCAATTTCGTCGAGATCATGCCAAGGCTGGACGAGCACCAGCGCCGGAAGTGA
- a CDS encoding phosphomannomutase/phosphoglucomutase: MPRPAPTVTPNTWAFLRDAMIAPTGFREYDARWKYPEDINLPGITALGLGLGTQMHRRGIEPVIAVGNDYRDYSLSIKNALMLGLMQAGIRVRDIGPALSPMAYFAQFHLDAPAVAMVTASHNPNGWTGVKMGFERPLTHGPDEMAELRDIVLNGEGETREGGSYEFVEGVREAYLDDLVGDFRVSRPLKVVCATGNGTASAFAPELFRRMGVEVIESHNRLDYTFPHYNPNPEAMEMLHDMAASVKASGADFALGFDGDGDRCGVVDDEGEEIFADKVGVILARDLAKLHPGATFVADVKSTGLFASDPELLKHGIKADYWKTGHSHMKRRVKELGALAGFEKSGHYFLAEPIGRGYDCGMRVAVEICKLMDRNPDKSMSDLRRALPQTWATPTMSPFAPDTEKYAILDRIVQKLSILDVLAGRKVDQVVTVNGARVILDNGAWGLVRASSNTPNLVVVCESPDSEDELRRIFAELDDVIRTEPGVGDYDQTF, translated from the coding sequence ATGCCGCGCCCCGCTCCGACCGTCACGCCCAACACATGGGCATTCCTGCGCGACGCGATGATCGCGCCCACCGGCTTCCGCGAGTACGACGCGCGCTGGAAATATCCTGAAGACATCAACCTGCCGGGCATCACGGCGCTGGGGCTCGGGCTTGGCACGCAGATGCACCGCCGCGGCATCGAACCGGTGATCGCGGTCGGCAACGACTACCGCGACTATTCCCTGTCCATCAAGAACGCCCTGATGCTGGGCCTGATGCAGGCCGGCATCCGGGTGCGCGACATCGGCCCCGCGCTGTCGCCGATGGCCTATTTCGCGCAGTTCCACCTCGATGCGCCCGCCGTGGCGATGGTCACCGCCAGCCACAACCCCAACGGCTGGACGGGGGTCAAGATGGGCTTTGAACGGCCCCTCACCCACGGCCCCGACGAGATGGCCGAGCTGCGCGACATCGTGCTGAATGGCGAAGGCGAGACGCGCGAGGGCGGCTCCTACGAATTCGTCGAAGGGGTGCGCGAGGCCTATCTCGACGACCTCGTGGGCGATTTCCGCGTGTCGCGGCCGCTCAAGGTGGTCTGTGCGACCGGCAACGGCACCGCCTCGGCCTTCGCGCCCGAACTCTTCCGCCGCATGGGCGTGGAAGTGATCGAAAGCCACAACAGGCTCGACTACACCTTTCCGCACTACAACCCGAACCCCGAGGCCATGGAGATGCTGCACGACATGGCGGCCTCGGTCAAAGCCTCCGGCGCGGACTTCGCGCTCGGCTTCGACGGCGACGGCGACCGCTGCGGCGTGGTGGACGACGAGGGCGAGGAGATCTTTGCCGACAAGGTCGGCGTGATCCTGGCCCGCGACCTGGCGAAATTGCATCCCGGCGCCACCTTCGTAGCGGACGTGAAATCCACCGGGCTTTTCGCATCTGATCCCGAGCTGCTGAAGCACGGCATCAAGGCGGATTACTGGAAGACCGGCCACAGCCACATGAAGCGCCGGGTCAAGGAACTGGGCGCGCTGGCGGGGTTCGAGAAATCGGGCCACTACTTCCTGGCCGAGCCGATCGGGCGCGGCTACGACTGCGGCATGCGGGTCGCGGTGGAGATCTGCAAGCTCATGGACCGCAACCCCGACAAGTCCATGTCGGACCTGCGCCGGGCCTTGCCGCAGACATGGGCCACGCCGACCATGTCGCCTTTCGCCCCGGATACGGAGAAATACGCCATCCTCGACCGGATCGTGCAGAAACTTTCCATCCTGGACGTGCTGGCGGGCCGCAAGGTGGATCAGGTTGTCACGGTGAACGGCGCGCGGGTGATCTTGGACAACGGGGCCTGGGGTCTGGTGCGGGCGTCGTCGAACACGCCGAACCTGGTCGTGGTCTGCGAAAGCCCGGACTCCGAGGACGAGCTGCGCCGCATTTTCGCCGAACTGGACGACGTGATCCGAACCGAACCCGGCGTGGGTGACTACGACCAGACCTTCTGA
- the kdsA gene encoding 3-deoxy-8-phosphooctulonate synthase, with the protein MTQVQIGDLLIGNDRPLTIIAGPCQLESEDHAQMIAGRMKDACAAAGAQFVFKASYDKANRTSLSGKRGLGIDAGLKVLESVARANKVPVLTDVHTEEQCGIAGDVVDILQIPAFLCRQTDMLLAAGRTGKAVNVKKGQWLAPWEMGNIVDKITSTGNDKILLTERGTSFGYNTLVTDMRGLPQMAQTGFPVVMDATHAVASPGGKGTSSGGQREFAPVLARAAVAIGVAAVFMETHEDPDNAPSDGPNMIYLDHMPELIQTLMQFDALAKKHPVAI; encoded by the coding sequence ATGACCCAAGTCCAGATCGGCGACCTTCTCATCGGCAATGACCGCCCCCTGACCATCATCGCGGGGCCATGCCAGCTGGAATCCGAGGATCACGCCCAGATGATCGCCGGCAGGATGAAGGACGCATGTGCGGCTGCGGGCGCGCAATTCGTGTTCAAGGCCAGCTACGACAAGGCGAACCGCACCTCACTGTCCGGCAAGCGCGGTCTTGGTATCGACGCCGGGCTCAAGGTGCTGGAATCGGTCGCGCGCGCCAACAAGGTGCCGGTCCTGACGGACGTGCACACCGAGGAACAGTGCGGGATCGCGGGTGATGTCGTGGACATCCTGCAGATCCCGGCCTTCCTCTGCCGGCAGACCGACATGCTGCTTGCCGCCGGACGGACCGGCAAGGCGGTCAACGTGAAGAAGGGCCAGTGGCTCGCCCCCTGGGAGATGGGCAACATCGTCGACAAGATCACCTCCACCGGGAACGACAAGATCCTGCTCACGGAACGTGGCACGTCCTTTGGCTACAACACGCTGGTGACCGACATGCGCGGCCTTCCCCAGATGGCGCAGACCGGCTTTCCGGTGGTCATGGACGCGACCCACGCGGTGGCCTCCCCCGGTGGCAAGGGTACGTCCTCGGGCGGGCAACGCGAATTCGCGCCCGTGCTGGCGCGGGCGGCCGTGGCGATCGGGGTCGCGGCGGTATTCATGGAAACCCACGAGGATCCCGACAATGCCCCCAGCGACGGGCCGAACATGATCTATCTCGACCATATGCCGGAACTGATCCAGACGCTGATGCAGTTCGACGCGTTGGCAAAGAAGCACCCGGTCGCGATCTGA
- a CDS encoding capsule biosynthesis protein, translated as MTTKPKARKFRIKRSAPPPPQGLAAAAENNAARETEPVTLRRPQPQDRSDISDRPGGPRAVPDAAMPPERPAPTSGAGKDEDTASSETARTGEVSSASEVAGELDMDAIRREGLTGRQLRMARRVAQKHGLAPTSDFDAVRLLRARGIDPFQRSNMLELVVPQAGGEHRDGAPGDIMANLPAQRGGAGQGRVQLPQTVPAGGGVNLPSTELSPAQRREREIGEIQRDISRRRRRKLGLLMVRLAFFVMLPTFAAGYYFYKVATPMYATTSQFMLIQSEGTSTSPFGGLLPTQFANSQDSIATQAYLQSKDAMLRLDQDVGFKSHFTDDSIDPIQRLTDDPTNEEAYKVYKKNVKIGYDPTEGVIRMEVVAADPEVSTDFSRHLLEYAEERVNNLSKKKREDGMADAVEGLELAQQNRRDVQQRLIELQVQNGVDPEAEIVAIRSQITTYEGLLIEKELELAALLDNIRPNKAKVDGAQGDVRRINDQLDKLNDRLNSATQGDDSLAKKAVELQLAQADLVAADANLQLAQTGLEAARAEANRQVRYLTVAVEPVAPQEPTYPRKFENTILAFLIFAGIYLMLSLTAAILREQVTS; from the coding sequence ATGACTACGAAACCCAAGGCTCGTAAATTCCGCATCAAGCGGTCCGCACCGCCGCCCCCGCAGGGCCTTGCCGCCGCTGCCGAGAACAACGCCGCGCGGGAGACGGAACCGGTGACGCTGCGCCGTCCGCAGCCTCAGGACCGTTCCGACATTTCCGACCGTCCGGGCGGGCCGCGGGCGGTTCCGGATGCGGCCATGCCCCCCGAACGTCCCGCTCCGACCTCCGGCGCCGGGAAGGACGAGGATACCGCATCTTCCGAAACGGCCCGCACCGGCGAGGTATCCTCCGCAAGCGAGGTCGCGGGCGAACTCGACATGGACGCGATCCGGCGCGAAGGGCTGACCGGACGCCAGCTGCGCATGGCGCGCCGCGTGGCCCAGAAGCACGGCCTTGCCCCGACATCCGACTTTGATGCCGTGCGTCTCCTGCGCGCCCGCGGCATCGACCCGTTTCAGCGGTCCAACATGCTCGAGCTGGTGGTGCCCCAGGCCGGTGGCGAACACCGCGACGGCGCGCCCGGCGACATCATGGCGAACCTCCCCGCCCAGCGCGGCGGCGCGGGACAGGGCCGTGTGCAGTTGCCCCAGACCGTCCCGGCGGGGGGCGGTGTCAACCTGCCGTCGACCGAACTCAGCCCAGCCCAGCGCCGCGAACGCGAGATCGGCGAGATCCAGCGCGATATCTCGCGCCGCCGCCGGCGCAAGCTCGGCCTTCTCATGGTTCGGCTGGCGTTCTTCGTGATGCTGCCGACCTTTGCCGCGGGCTATTACTTCTACAAGGTCGCCACGCCGATGTACGCGACCACGAGCCAGTTCATGCTGATCCAGTCCGAAGGCACCAGCACCAGCCCCTTTGGCGGGCTGCTGCCGACGCAATTCGCCAACTCGCAGGACAGCATCGCCACGCAGGCCTACCTGCAGTCGAAGGACGCCATGCTGCGGCTGGACCAGGACGTGGGATTCAAATCCCATTTCACGGACGATTCCATTGATCCGATCCAGCGTCTGACGGACGACCCGACCAACGAGGAAGCCTACAAGGTCTACAAGAAGAACGTGAAGATCGGCTACGATCCCACCGAAGGCGTGATCCGCATGGAGGTCGTCGCCGCCGACCCCGAGGTGTCGACCGATTTTTCCCGCCACCTGCTGGAATACGCCGAGGAACGCGTGAACAACCTGTCCAAGAAAAAGCGCGAGGACGGGATGGCGGACGCGGTCGAAGGGCTGGAACTGGCGCAACAGAATCGCCGCGACGTGCAGCAGCGGTTGATCGAGCTGCAGGTGCAGAACGGCGTGGACCCCGAAGCCGAGATCGTGGCGATCCGCAGCCAGATCACCACCTACGAGGGGCTGCTGATCGAAAAGGAACTGGAGTTGGCCGCGCTTCTGGACAACATCCGGCCCAACAAGGCCAAGGTGGACGGTGCCCAGGGTGACGTGCGGCGCATCAACGATCAGCTGGACAAGCTGAACGACAGGCTGAACTCCGCCACCCAGGGCGACGATTCCCTTGCCAAGAAGGCTGTCGAGCTACAGCTGGCGCAAGCCGACCTCGTGGCGGCGGACGCCAACCTGCAACTGGCGCAGACCGGTCTCGAAGCCGCCCGTGCCGAAGCGAACCGCCAGGTGCGCTACCTCACGGTCGCGGTTGAGCCCGTCGCTCCGCAGGAACCCACCTATCCACGCAAGTTCGAGAACACGATCTTGGCTTTCCTGATCTTTGCAGGCATCTACCTGATGCTGTCCCTGACAGCGGCGATCCTCAGAGAACAGGTAACTTCATGA
- a CDS encoding ABC transporter ATP-binding protein: protein MLEFENVSKSFWTGSQHKVILDRVSFKVELGRSLGILAPNGTGKTTLINMMAGLEKPDEGEIRRGCNISFPLGFMGGVVTKVSAMENARYIARLYGLDPDYVESFCRWLCGLGEYFDQPLGTYSAGMRSRFSFALMLALDFDMYLIDEGMPATTDVEFNRKAGDILQERLRTTTIIIVSHQAQTLEKFARSAAVLLNGQLYMFDTLEEAKQLYDYETQGS, encoded by the coding sequence ATGCTGGAATTCGAGAACGTATCCAAGTCCTTCTGGACGGGATCCCAACACAAGGTCATCCTCGACCGGGTCTCGTTCAAGGTCGAACTGGGGCGGTCGCTGGGCATCCTCGCGCCGAACGGCACCGGCAAGACGACCCTGATCAACATGATGGCGGGGCTGGAGAAGCCCGACGAAGGCGAAATCCGTCGCGGCTGCAACATCTCGTTCCCGCTGGGGTTCATGGGCGGCGTCGTCACCAAGGTCTCGGCGATGGAGAACGCGCGTTACATCGCACGGCTCTATGGACTCGACCCGGACTACGTGGAAAGCTTCTGCCGGTGGCTCTGCGGGCTCGGCGAGTATTTCGACCAGCCGCTCGGCACCTACTCGGCCGGGATGCGATCACGGTTCTCGTTTGCCCTCATGCTGGCGCTGGATTTCGACATGTACCTGATCGACGAGGGCATGCCGGCCACGACGGATGTTGAGTTCAACCGCAAGGCAGGCGATATCCTTCAGGAGCGGCTGCGTACCACGACCATCATCATCGTCTCGCACCAGGCGCAGACGTTGGAAAAATTCGCCCGGTCCGCCGCGGTCCTGCTGAACGGGCAGTTGTACATGTTTGATACCTTGGAAGAAGCGAAACAGCTCTATGACTACGAAACCCAAGGCTCGTAA
- a CDS encoding cation diffusion facilitator family transporter, with protein MPHDHHHHIDPEAGDTRVVFAIALNMVLTLAQIVGGIVAGSLSLIADALHNFSDAIALIIAFGARKIARRPADAEMTFGYGRIEAVAALVNYTTLIVIGLYLVYEAVMRFIDPAPVAGWIIVIVAGVALVIDLATAALTYAMSKSSVNIRAAFLHNVADALGSIAVILAGTLVILFGWTWVDPAATLLIAGYILWQSLREMPGVMRILMLASPRDLDTAAVIETVRATPGVASAHHVHLWMMGEHETALDAHVVLEPGAPPDTTRVAVKARLAEAHHLHHSTLEMESADRACSDARVIGH; from the coding sequence ATGCCACACGATCATCACCATCACATCGACCCCGAGGCGGGCGACACCAGGGTCGTCTTTGCCATCGCGCTGAACATGGTGCTGACGCTGGCGCAGATCGTGGGCGGCATCGTCGCCGGCAGCCTGTCGCTGATCGCCGACGCGCTGCACAATTTCTCCGACGCCATCGCCCTCATCATCGCCTTCGGCGCGCGCAAGATCGCCCGGCGTCCGGCGGATGCGGAGATGACGTTCGGCTATGGCCGCATCGAGGCGGTGGCGGCACTGGTCAATTACACCACCCTGATCGTGATCGGCCTCTACCTCGTGTACGAAGCGGTGATGCGGTTCATCGACCCCGCGCCGGTGGCGGGCTGGATCATCGTGATCGTGGCCGGGGTCGCGCTGGTGATCGACCTCGCGACCGCTGCGCTGACCTACGCGATGTCGAAAAGCAGCGTGAACATCCGCGCGGCCTTTCTGCACAACGTCGCGGATGCATTGGGATCCATCGCGGTGATCCTTGCGGGCACGCTGGTCATCCTGTTCGGCTGGACATGGGTCGATCCGGCGGCCACCCTGCTGATCGCGGGCTACATCCTGTGGCAATCCCTGCGCGAGATGCCCGGCGTGATGCGCATCCTGATGCTGGCCAGCCCGCGCGACCTCGACACCGCCGCGGTGATCGAGACAGTCCGCGCCACGCCCGGGGTGGCCAGTGCCCACCACGTTCACCTCTGGATGATGGGCGAGCATGAGACCGCGCTCGACGCGCACGTCGTGCTGGAGCCGGGAGCGCCGCCCGACACGACCCGGGTCGCGGTCAAGGCCCGGCTCGCCGAGGCGCACCACCTGCATCATTCGACGCTGGAAATGGAAAGCGCCGATCGCGCCTGCAGCGACGCCCGCGTGATCGGTCACTGA